In Oceanobacillus sp. FSL K6-2867, one DNA window encodes the following:
- a CDS encoding LLM class flavin-dependent oxidoreductase, producing MTKTKERQLHLGILLYGCGHHQAAWLMPDSSVEHIGDISYYQSLAQVAEKGYFDAVFFADNQSFPAKNASDMPAFWFDPVVNLTAISQVTNHVGLVATISSTFSNPFTASRQLLSLDHITKGRVGWNLVTSMTDFEAMNHSMEELPPRDKRYEKADEFAALMNKLFLSWDNNAFLHHREERKLINPSNIQPFHHDGTYFKVHGPSTTPKSPQGKPVSMQAGASKQGIALAAKYADAVYSVSWNLKQAKSFRKKLDEQVKQSEDSNRHIKVFPGLVTYVGHTREEALGKKAALDEQLPIETALKQLSFFIQQDCSNWEIDKAVPPLPPVEEFTGPVGRYETILEIIHDTQPTVKELLGYLSAGGGHHTLIGTPEDIVDQMEVWFEAGVADGFNLMPPTLPGSLEDFVELIVPEMQRRGLFRKNYEGHTFREHLGLTK from the coding sequence ATGACAAAAACGAAAGAAAGACAACTGCATTTAGGTATTTTGCTGTATGGTTGTGGACACCATCAAGCTGCTTGGTTAATGCCTGACTCAAGCGTTGAACATATTGGGGATATTTCTTATTATCAATCTTTAGCACAAGTAGCGGAAAAAGGTTATTTTGACGCAGTATTTTTTGCTGATAATCAATCATTTCCAGCTAAAAATGCCAGTGATATGCCAGCATTTTGGTTTGATCCAGTAGTCAATTTAACAGCTATTTCGCAAGTGACAAATCATGTTGGATTAGTTGCAACAATTTCAAGCACTTTTTCTAATCCTTTCACAGCTTCACGACAGCTCTTAAGTTTAGACCATATTACAAAAGGGCGAGTTGGCTGGAATCTCGTTACCTCCATGACTGATTTTGAGGCGATGAATCATAGTATGGAAGAACTGCCACCTCGTGACAAACGTTATGAAAAGGCAGATGAATTCGCTGCTTTAATGAACAAGTTATTTCTTTCATGGGACAATAATGCGTTTCTGCATCATCGAGAAGAAAGGAAATTGATAAATCCATCAAACATTCAGCCTTTTCATCACGATGGTACGTATTTTAAAGTGCATGGCCCATCCACCACACCCAAAAGTCCGCAAGGCAAACCAGTATCCATGCAAGCGGGAGCATCTAAACAAGGCATTGCATTAGCCGCAAAATATGCCGATGCAGTCTATTCCGTGTCGTGGAACTTAAAGCAAGCAAAAAGTTTTCGTAAAAAATTAGATGAACAAGTTAAACAAAGCGAAGACAGCAATAGACATATTAAAGTATTCCCTGGCCTAGTCACTTATGTAGGGCATACGCGTGAGGAAGCTTTAGGCAAAAAAGCAGCATTAGATGAGCAATTACCTATCGAAACTGCTTTAAAACAGTTGAGTTTCTTTATTCAGCAGGACTGTTCAAATTGGGAAATTGATAAAGCAGTACCTCCATTACCTCCAGTAGAAGAATTTACTGGTCCAGTTGGACGTTACGAAACAATACTGGAAATTATTCATGATACACAACCTACAGTAAAAGAATTACTAGGTTATCTTAGTGCAGGCGGTGGACATCATACATTGATAGGTACACCCGAAGACATTGTGGATCAGATGGAGGTCTGGTTTGAAGCTGGTGTTGCTGACGGATTTAATCTTATGCCTCCTACATTACCAGGCAGTTTAGAAGACTTTGTGGAACTGATTGTTCCTGAAATGCAAAGAAGAGGTCTCTTCAGAAAGAATTATGAAGGTCACACCTTCCGTGAACATTTAGGATTAACAAAATAA
- a CDS encoding 3-oxoacyl-ACP reductase, producing MTRTVLVTGSSRGLGATIVKTLAQQGFQVVINYYQSKEAAEKLVSEIGEENAIAIQADVTNRKEVDELIKKATEYFGQIDVVVNNALVDFKFDPTKQKSFTELTWDDYQKQLDGTLKAAFNVIQSVIPQFIERQNGSIISIGTNLYQNPVVPYHEYTTAKAGLIGFTRNIASELGVYGIKANVVSGGLLKTTNASAVTTPEVFDLIAQSTPLKKVTTPQDVANMVAYLSSENADGITGQNFTIDGGLTMN from the coding sequence ATGACTAGAACAGTATTAGTAACAGGAAGCAGCAGAGGGTTAGGGGCAACTATTGTAAAGACATTGGCACAGCAAGGATTTCAAGTGGTTATCAACTACTATCAAAGCAAAGAAGCTGCTGAGAAGCTCGTTTCTGAGATTGGTGAAGAGAATGCTATTGCAATTCAGGCTGATGTAACAAATCGTAAAGAAGTAGATGAATTGATAAAAAAAGCAACGGAATATTTTGGCCAAATAGATGTTGTCGTCAATAATGCATTGGTAGATTTCAAGTTTGATCCAACCAAACAAAAATCCTTCACAGAACTTACATGGGATGATTATCAAAAACAACTAGATGGTACGTTAAAAGCAGCTTTTAATGTAATTCAAAGCGTCATCCCCCAATTTATTGAACGGCAAAATGGAAGTATTATAAGCATCGGTACAAATTTATATCAAAATCCTGTTGTACCCTATCACGAATATACAACAGCTAAAGCTGGGTTAATAGGTTTTACACGGAATATCGCTTCCGAATTAGGTGTATATGGTATAAAAGCGAATGTAGTTTCAGGTGGATTATTAAAAACAACTAACGCGAGTGCCGTTACAACACCAGAAGTATTCGATTTAATTGCTCAATCAACGCCATTGAAGAAAGTGACTACACCTCAAGATGTAGCCAATATGGTCGCTTATTTATCTTCGGAAAATGCAGACGGTATTACAGGTCAAAATTTCACAATAGACGGCGGTTTGACAATGAACTAA